Proteins encoded within one genomic window of Candidatus Hepatobacter penaei:
- the plsX gene encoding phosphate acyltransferase PlsX — protein MTLPIAIDGLGGDKAPSSVVEGMSLALVRLPQLSFCLFGDESALMPLLKRDKKLARATSIVHAPERVEATTKPGEALRIRKSSMRLAIESVKKGQCAAVVSGGNTGAYLALAKMILKTLQGISRPAIVSQVPHANGESIFLDLGGNVSCSARNLVEFALMGYCFAKHVLFRHHPRVGLLNVGSELLKGPKVLQETSDILREILPHFHGFVEGNDITKGTVDVVVTDGFSGNVALKMGEGVLDFFVSSLRAAFRSSWSARLGYWMAKPALKSVFAQLDPRRYNGAFWLGVDGVAVKSHGGTDALGFSHAIETAFDISKSRLNEKIKEEMAALESHQVFQKMRRAS, from the coding sequence TGGTGGAGGGCATGTCCCTGGCCCTCGTTCGCTTGCCGCAGCTTTCTTTTTGCCTTTTTGGCGATGAATCTGCGCTGATGCCCCTATTGAAAAGGGATAAGAAGCTTGCGCGCGCCACGTCTATTGTTCATGCGCCTGAGCGCGTGGAGGCCACCACCAAGCCTGGTGAAGCGCTGCGCATCAGAAAGTCAAGCATGAGATTGGCCATTGAGTCTGTCAAAAAAGGGCAGTGTGCTGCTGTGGTTTCTGGGGGCAATACAGGGGCTTATTTGGCGCTTGCGAAAATGATTCTTAAAACCCTTCAGGGGATCTCGCGCCCCGCCATTGTGAGTCAGGTGCCCCATGCGAACGGAGAAAGCATCTTTCTTGATCTGGGTGGCAATGTGTCATGCAGCGCGCGCAATTTGGTTGAATTTGCGCTGATGGGATATTGCTTTGCGAAGCATGTTTTGTTTCGGCATCACCCCCGGGTGGGGCTCTTAAACGTGGGGTCTGAATTGCTGAAGGGGCCCAAAGTGTTGCAAGAAACATCAGATATCCTGCGTGAGATTTTGCCCCATTTTCATGGCTTTGTAGAGGGCAATGACATTACCAAAGGCACAGTGGATGTGGTGGTCACCGATGGTTTTTCGGGCAATGTGGCCCTGAAAATGGGCGAAGGGGTGCTTGACTTTTTTGTGTCCTCTTTGCGAGCTGCCTTTCGCAGCTCTTGGTCAGCGCGCTTGGGGTATTGGATGGCGAAACCCGCCCTTAAGAGTGTGTTTGCTCAGCTAGATCCAAGGCGTTATAATGGGGCGTTTTGGTTGGGTGTGGACGGCGTGGCTGTCAAAAGCCACGGTGGGACGGATGCCCTAGGTTTTTCTCACGCTATTGAAACAGCTTTTGATATTAGTAAGAGTCGCCTCAATGAAAAAATTAAAGAAGAAATGGCGGCCCTTGAAAGCCATCAGGTGTTTCAAAAAATGAGACGCGCGTCTTAA
- the rpsO gene encoding 30S ribosomal protein S15 — protein sequence MSITAERKQEIIREFGLKEGDTGSPEVQVAIWTERIRNITQHLGEHKKDFHSRRGLVQMVSERRKLLDYLKNKKHTRYAGLIQRLGLRR from the coding sequence ATGTCGATAACAGCCGAACGTAAACAAGAAATTATCAGAGAATTTGGGTTGAAAGAGGGGGACACCGGCTCTCCCGAGGTTCAGGTGGCCATTTGGACTGAGCGTATCCGTAACATTACACAACACTTGGGTGAGCATAAAAAGGATTTTCACTCAAGGCGTGGCCTGGTGCAAATGGTGAGCGAGCGTCGTAAGCTGCTTGACTATTTGAAAAACAAGAAACATACACGCTATGCGGGTTTGATCCAGCGGTTGGGCCTCAGGCGTTAA
- a CDS encoding beta-ketoacyl-ACP synthase III, producing MATYIAGVGAYLPEKVMTNQDLEKTLDTSHEWIVTRTGVVQRHIAADGELTSHLAIKASEAALDDAKTSPEDIDLIILATATPDHIFPATAVRVQKALGAAGAAFDVAAVCGGFVFALATADAYIQSGAARCVLVIGAETMSRIVDWSDRATAVLFGDGAGAFVLKASETKQGILGCALKTDGQGYDDLYVDGGVSVGRFGFIKMNGQEVFKRAIRDLSSISQTLLKAHHTTVDDLDWVVPHQANVRIIEAVRKRLEVPQEKMYLTVSQHANTSAASVPLAFVDGVKKGQIQRGQLILSQVFGAGFAWGATLFRY from the coding sequence ATGGCCACATACATTGCAGGTGTCGGCGCCTATCTGCCTGAAAAAGTCATGACCAACCAGGATTTAGAGAAAACGCTGGATACGTCTCATGAATGGATTGTCACCCGAACGGGCGTCGTGCAAAGGCACATTGCGGCGGACGGCGAACTGACCTCTCATCTGGCCATCAAGGCCTCAGAAGCGGCGCTTGATGATGCCAAAACATCGCCAGAAGATATAGACCTCATCATTCTCGCTACGGCCACGCCTGACCATATTTTTCCCGCAACAGCGGTACGTGTGCAAAAAGCCCTGGGCGCAGCAGGTGCTGCTTTTGACGTAGCGGCGGTGTGTGGTGGTTTTGTGTTTGCATTGGCCACCGCTGACGCTTATATCCAATCAGGAGCTGCCCGCTGTGTGCTGGTCATTGGCGCTGAAACCATGAGCCGGATTGTGGATTGGTCAGATCGCGCGACAGCCGTTCTTTTTGGTGATGGTGCGGGGGCGTTTGTGCTGAAAGCGTCTGAAACCAAGCAGGGCATTTTGGGGTGTGCACTCAAAACCGATGGTCAAGGCTATGATGATTTGTATGTGGATGGCGGAGTCAGCGTGGGCCGCTTTGGTTTTATTAAGATGAACGGACAAGAGGTCTTCAAGCGCGCCATTCGCGACCTGTCTTCCATCAGCCAAACCTTGTTGAAGGCCCATCACACAACCGTGGATGACCTTGACTGGGTGGTGCCCCATCAAGCCAATGTCCGTATTATTGAGGCCGTGCGCAAGCGTTTAGAGGTGCCGCAAGAAAAAATGTATCTCACCGTCAGCCAACATGCCAATACGTCTGCGGCGTCTGTGCCGCTGGCTTTTGTAGATGGTGTGAAAAAGGGGCAGATCCAGCGAGGCCAACTGATTTTATCCCAAGTTTTCGGGGCCGGCTTTGCGTGGGGAGCCACGCTTTTTCGTTATTAG
- the truB gene encoding tRNA pseudouridine(55) synthase TruB yields MTASRQHPARDVPPCGWTLIHKPIGCSSSKALIPVKRALGLKKRVGHSGTLDPFACGLLIVCFGRATRLLPFLDHANKEYTFSIAWGTETDTGDRDGTIIKRDSATPSEAAIHALLTSFQGPLMQTPPAFSALKVKGTRAYRLARRGDVPDLKPRLQHIESLVLTGLSASEAHFRVVCNTGTYIRSLAHDMCRALGVLGHLNTLCRTRIGRFCLSDAFSLDLFEKNRHDDGTCGLFFSPQELLDDIPVVEVSEQDAVRLRQGQGIDDQGFVRSGLAFCVYGGQCVALVEGESGQFLPKILLEGKMIHDVDNSRT; encoded by the coding sequence ATGACCGCATCAAGACAGCATCCTGCCAGAGACGTTCCTCCATGTGGGTGGACGCTTATCCACAAACCCATAGGGTGCTCGTCGTCCAAAGCGCTGATTCCCGTCAAAAGAGCCTTGGGACTTAAAAAGCGTGTGGGCCATAGCGGCACCCTTGATCCTTTTGCGTGCGGCCTCTTGATTGTGTGTTTTGGTCGAGCGACCCGTCTTTTGCCCTTCTTAGATCATGCGAATAAAGAGTATACTTTTTCCATTGCCTGGGGTACAGAAACTGATACAGGTGACCGAGACGGGACAATCATCAAACGTGACAGCGCGACCCCGTCTGAAGCGGCCATCCATGCTTTGCTTACCTCTTTTCAAGGGCCGTTGATGCAAACCCCACCCGCCTTTTCGGCGCTCAAGGTCAAGGGGACGCGCGCCTATCGATTGGCCAGACGAGGTGACGTGCCTGACCTGAAGCCTCGCCTGCAACATATTGAATCACTTGTTTTAACGGGCCTTTCGGCAAGCGAAGCTCACTTTCGGGTGGTTTGCAATACGGGCACCTATATCCGGTCGCTGGCGCATGACATGTGCCGCGCTTTAGGTGTGTTGGGACACCTCAATACCCTATGTCGCACGCGCATAGGACGTTTTTGCCTTTCTGATGCGTTTTCTCTGGATTTGTTTGAAAAAAATAGGCATGATGATGGAACTTGCGGTTTGTTTTTTTCACCTCAGGAGCTACTGGACGACATCCCGGTTGTTGAGGTGAGTGAGCAAGATGCGGTGCGTCTTCGCCAAGGCCAAGGCATTGATGATCAAGGTTTTGTTCGTTCTGGTTTGGCTTTCTGTGTCTATGGCGGCCAGTGTGTGGCGTTGGTGGAGGGGGAGTCTGGGCAGTTTTTGCCAAAAATCTTATTGGAAGGAAAGATGATTCACGATGTCGATAACAGCCGAACGTAA